Proteins encoded within one genomic window of Helicobacter acinonychis:
- the rplM gene encoding 50S ribosomal protein L13 — protein sequence MTKTAKVSDIVRDWVVLDAKDKVFGRLITEIAVLLRGKHRPFYTPNVDCGDFVVVINANKVKFSGMKLEDKEYFTHSGYFGSTKSKTLQEMLEKTPEKLYHLAVRGMLPKTKLGKAMIKKLKVYCDDKHPHTAQTSKKDAK from the coding sequence ATGACAAAGACTGCTAAAGTCAGTGACATCGTTCGTGATTGGGTCGTTTTGGACGCTAAGGACAAAGTTTTTGGCCGCTTGATCACTGAAATCGCCGTGCTTTTAAGAGGGAAACACCGCCCTTTTTACACCCCAAATGTGGATTGTGGGGATTTTGTAGTCGTTATCAATGCCAATAAGGTTAAATTTTCAGGCATGAAATTAGAAGATAAAGAGTATTTCACCCATTCAGGCTATTTTGGCAGCACCAAGAGTAAAACTCTCCAAGAAATGCTAGAAAAAACCCCTGAAAAGCTCTACCATTTAGCCGTTAGGGGCATGCTCCCTAAAACGAAATTAGGGAAAGCGATGATTAAAAAACTCAAAGTTTATTGTGATGATAAGCACCCTCACACCGCACAAACTAGCAAAAAGGACGCTAAATGA
- a CDS encoding DUF5408 family protein encodes MQEGQEAQEIARKAVKIVFFLGLVVVLLMMINLYMLINQINASAQMSQKIKKIEERLNQGQQ; translated from the coding sequence ATGCAAGAAGGACAAGAAGCCCAAGAAATCGCTAGAAAAGCCGTTAAAATTGTCTTTTTTTTAGGGCTTGTGGTGGTGCTTTTGATGATGATAAACCTTTACATGCTTATCAATCAAATCAATGCGAGCGCTCAAATGAGCCAAAAAATCAAAAAAATAGAAGAAAGACTCAATCAAGGGCAACAATAG
- the rpsI gene encoding 30S ribosomal protein S9, which yields MRKIYATGKRKTAIAKVWLTPGKGELSINEQSLNQWLGGHEAIKMKVMQPLLLTKQEQSVDIKAVVFGGGYSAQAEALRHGISKALNAYDIVFRAILKPKGLLTRDSRVVERKKYGKRKARRSPQFSKR from the coding sequence ATGAGAAAAATCTATGCTACCGGTAAAAGAAAAACGGCTATCGCTAAAGTGTGGCTCACTCCGGGTAAAGGCGAATTGAGTATCAATGAGCAAAGCCTAAACCAATGGTTAGGTGGGCATGAAGCCATTAAAATGAAAGTCATGCAACCCTTACTTTTAACCAAACAAGAGCAATCCGTGGATATTAAAGCGGTGGTTTTTGGTGGAGGGTATTCTGCACAAGCGGAAGCCTTAAGGCATGGCATTTCTAAAGCCTTGAACGCTTATGATATTGTTTTTAGAGCCATTTTAAAACCTAAAGGCTTGCTCACTAGGGATTCAAGGGTGGTCGAGCGCAAAAAATATGGTAAAAGAAAGGCCAGAAGAAGCCCGCAATTCTCTAAAAGATAA